A genomic region of Arachis hypogaea cultivar Tifrunner chromosome 5, arahy.Tifrunner.gnm2.J5K5, whole genome shotgun sequence contains the following coding sequences:
- the LOC112801060 gene encoding AUGMIN subunit 2, which produces MSMGNESSWVGKKPIRRIGGMSDALSIAADLGFSVSASQPPPQESSLPSSGEKGEDLVRVLRELTTVQRKIADLQVELQGRKDDKNVAHLTHVSEMEKKIETLGRITAILKDVIQNKDRIIARLQQPYSLDCIPVEAEFQKQFSELLMKAASDYGALTASVADFQWSQNFKEPPSVWGEMLRPIPVALASCTRFFEAMSATRESFAALQKLRVGQFDSPIPSTPARDPSQRLPGVSNCLTPPPMEN; this is translated from the exons ATGTCAATGGGGAACGAGTCAAGTTGGGTTGGGAAGAAGCCTATCAGGCGCATTGGTGGCATGTCCGACGCACTCTCCATCGCCGCCGATCTTGGTTTCTCCGTCTCCGCTTCCCAACCACCGCCTCAG GAATCTTCTCTTCCGAGTAGCGGCGAAAAGGGCGAGGACTTGGTCAGGGTTTTGAGGGAACTAACCACTGTTCAACGCAAGATCGCGGATTTGCAAGTCGAACTTCAAGGACGCaag GATGATAAGAATGTTGCACATTTGACGCATGTGAGtgaaatggaaaagaaaattgaGACTTTGGGGAGGATTACCGCTATACTGAAAGATGTTATCCAGAATAAG GATCGCATCATAGCTCGCCTGCAGCAGCCTTATTCTCTTGATTGCATTCCTGTAGAAGCAGAATTTCAG AAACAATTCTCTGAACTACTGATGAAGGCAGCTAGTGATTACGGTGCCTTGACAGCATCAGTGGCAGATTTTCAGTGGAGTCAGAATTTCAAGGAACCTCCTTCAGTTTGGGGG GAAATGCTTCGACCCATTCCAGTAGCTTTGGCATCTTGCACTCGCTTCTTTGAAGCAATGTCTGCCACAAGAGAGTCATTTGCAGCCCTTCAGAAATTGAGAGTGGGTCAATTTGATTCCCCTATACCAAGTACTCCGGCGAGAGATCCTTCCCAAAGACTGCCCGGAGTTTCTAATTGTCTGACTCCACCTCCAATGGAAAACTGA
- the LOC112801061 gene encoding uncharacterized protein isoform X1, producing the protein MLRRNIRMRREYLYRKSLEGKERLLYEKKRKIREALQEGKPIPTELRNEEAALRREIDLEDENTAVPRTHIDDEYAHAAEKDPKILLTTSRDPSAPLQQFVKELSYVFPNAQRMNRGGQVISEIIESCRAHDYTDVVLVHEHRGVPDGLIVCHLPYGPTAYFGLLNVVTRHEIKDKKAIGTMPEAYPHLIFDNFSTKLGERTANILKYLFPVPKPDTKRIVTFSNQSDYVSFRHHIYEKHGGPKSIELKEIGPRFELRLYQIKLGTVDQAEAQIEWVIRPYMNTSKKRKFLSD; encoded by the exons ATGTTGCGTAGAAATATTCGCATGAGGAGGGAGTATTTATACAGGAAGAGCTTAGAAGGCAAAGAACGCTTGCTCTACGAAAAGAAGCGCAAGATCAGAGAAGCACTTCAAG AAGGGAAGCCAATACCTACTGAACTTAGGAATGAGGAGGCTGCACTTCGTCGAGAAATCGATCTCGAAGATGAAAACACAGCTG TCCCGAGAACGCACATTGATGATGAGTATGCACATGCTGCGGAAAAAGATCCTAAAATTTTGCTAACCACTTCCAGGGATCCAAGTGCTCCTCTTCAACAGTTCGTAAAG GAGCTGAGTTATGTTTTTCCGAATGCACAAAGGATGAATCGTGGTGGTCAG GTTATTTCTGAAATTATAGAGTCTTGCCGTGCACATGATTATACAGATGTTGTGTTGGTTCATGAACATCGTGGTGTGCCAGATGGCTTAATTGTCTGCCATCTGCCATATGGTCCAACTGCATATTTTGGATTGCTCAATGTG GTTACAAGgcatgaaatcaaagacaagaaagcCATTGGTACAATGCCTGAGGCTTATCCACATCTGATTTTTGATAACTTCTCAACTAAG TTGGGTGAAAGGACTGCCAACATTCTAAAGTATCTTTTCCCAGTTCCAAAACCAGACACAAAACGTATTGTGACTTTTTCCAACCAGTCTGACTATGTATCGTTCAG GCATCATATATATGAAAAGCATGGAGGTCCGAAGTCTATTGAACTAAAGGAAATTGGTCCACGGTTTGAGTTGCGACTTTATCAG ATAAAGCTGGGAACTGTGGATCAAGCTGAAGCTCAAATAGAATGGGTTATTAGACCTTACATGAACACAAGTAAAAAACGCAAGTTTCTCAGTGATTGA
- the LOC112801061 gene encoding uncharacterized protein isoform X2: MLRRNIRMRREYLYRKSLEGKERLLYEKKRKIREALQEGKPIPTELRNEEAALRREIDLEDENTAVPRTHIDDEYAHAAEKDPKILLTTSRDPSAPLQQFVKELSYVFPNAQRMNRGGQVISEIIESCRAHDYTDVVLVHEHRGVPDGLIVCHLPYGPTAYFGLLNVVTRHEIKDKKAIGTMPEAYPHLIFDNFSTKLGERTANILKYLFPVPKPDTKRIVTFSNQSDYVSFRHHIYEKHGGPKSIELKEIGPRFELRLYQTDNQLY, translated from the exons ATGTTGCGTAGAAATATTCGCATGAGGAGGGAGTATTTATACAGGAAGAGCTTAGAAGGCAAAGAACGCTTGCTCTACGAAAAGAAGCGCAAGATCAGAGAAGCACTTCAAG AAGGGAAGCCAATACCTACTGAACTTAGGAATGAGGAGGCTGCACTTCGTCGAGAAATCGATCTCGAAGATGAAAACACAGCTG TCCCGAGAACGCACATTGATGATGAGTATGCACATGCTGCGGAAAAAGATCCTAAAATTTTGCTAACCACTTCCAGGGATCCAAGTGCTCCTCTTCAACAGTTCGTAAAG GAGCTGAGTTATGTTTTTCCGAATGCACAAAGGATGAATCGTGGTGGTCAG GTTATTTCTGAAATTATAGAGTCTTGCCGTGCACATGATTATACAGATGTTGTGTTGGTTCATGAACATCGTGGTGTGCCAGATGGCTTAATTGTCTGCCATCTGCCATATGGTCCAACTGCATATTTTGGATTGCTCAATGTG GTTACAAGgcatgaaatcaaagacaagaaagcCATTGGTACAATGCCTGAGGCTTATCCACATCTGATTTTTGATAACTTCTCAACTAAG TTGGGTGAAAGGACTGCCAACATTCTAAAGTATCTTTTCCCAGTTCCAAAACCAGACACAAAACGTATTGTGACTTTTTCCAACCAGTCTGACTATGTATCGTTCAG GCATCATATATATGAAAAGCATGGAGGTCCGAAGTCTATTGAACTAAAGGAAATTGGTCCACGGTTTGAGTTGCGACTTTATCAG ACTGATAATCAACTCTATTGA